One genomic window of Toxorhynchites rutilus septentrionalis strain SRP unplaced genomic scaffold, ASM2978413v1 HiC_scaffold_147, whole genome shotgun sequence includes the following:
- the LOC129781546 gene encoding histone H2B yields the protein MAPKTSGKAAKKSGKAQKNISKTDKKKKKVRRKESYAIYIYKVLKQVHPDTGISSKAMSIMNSFVNDIFERIAAEASRLAHYNKRSTITSREIQTAVRLLLPGELAKHAVSEGTKAVTKYTSSK from the coding sequence atggcaccgaagactagtggaaaagccgccaaaaagtccGGCAAGGCGCAGAAAAACATCTCGAAAACggacaagaagaagaagaaagtccGCAGGAAGGAATCCTATGCTATCTACATCTATAAGGTGCTGAAGCAGGTCCATCCCGACACCGGTATCTCGTCGAAGGCGATGAGCATCATGAACAGCTTCGTCAACGATATCTTCGAGCGTATCGCAGCTGAAGCCTCGCGTCTGGCCCACTACAACAAACGTTCCACCATCACGTCCCGGGAAATTCAGACCGCAGTCCGTCTGCTACTACCCGGTGAACTTGCCAAGCacgcggtttccgaaggtaccaaagcggtgacgaAGTATACCAGCTCTAAGTAA
- the LOC129781547 gene encoding histone H2A, producing the protein MSGRGKGGKVKGKAKSRSNRAGLQFPVGRIHRLLRKGNYAERVGAGAPVYLAAVMEYLAAEVLELAGNAARDNKKTRIIPRHLQLAIRNDEELNKLLSGVTIAQGGVLPNIQAVLLPKKTEKKA; encoded by the coding sequence ATGTCTGGAcgtggcaaaggaggaaaagttaagggaaaggcaaagtcccgctCCAACCGTGCTGGTCTACAGTTCCCCGTCGGTCGTATTCaccgattgctccgcaagggtaactatgcCGAGCGGGTTGGTGCTGGTGCACCAGTATACTTAGCCGCGGTTATGGAGTACCTGGCCGCcgaagtgctcgagttggctggcaatgCCGCCCGCGACaacaagaaaacccgcatcatcCCCCGTCATCTACAGCTTGCCATCCGCAACGACGAGGAGCTGAACAAACTGCTGTCCGGAGTTACCATCGCTCAGGGCGGAGTACTGCCAAACATCCAGGCTGTTCTGTTGCCCAAGAAGACCGAAAAGAAAGCTTAA
- the LOC129781549 gene encoding histone H3 has product MARTKQTARKSTGGKAPRKQLATKAARKSAPATGGVKKPHRYRPGTVALREIRRYQKSTELLIRKLPFQRLVREIAQDFKTDLRFQSSAVMALQEASEAYLVGLFEDTNLCAIHAKRVTIMPKDIQLARRIRGERA; this is encoded by the coding sequence ATGGCTCGTACCAAGCAGACTGCTCGTAAATCtaccggtggtaaggcaccgcGTAAGCAGCTAGCCACGAAGGCAGCTCGGAAAAGCGCCCCAGCCACAGGAGGTGTGAAGAAGCCTCATCGCTACCGACCGGGAACCGTTGctctgcgtgaaattcgtcgctatcagaagtcgaccgaattactGATCCGCAAGCTTCCGTTCCAGCGTTTGGTTCGCGAAATTGCccaagacttcaaaaccgacttgcgcttccaaagttccgccgttatggcactgcaggaggcAAGCGAGGCATATTTGGTCGGCCTTTTCGAAGATACCAACTTGTGTGCTattcacgcaaaacgcgtcaccattatgccaaaggacatccagctagcacgtcgtatccgaggagaacgCGCTTAA